A genomic segment from Roseofilum reptotaenium CS-1145 encodes:
- a CDS encoding HlyD family efflux transporter periplasmic adaptor subunit, with amino-acid sequence MTSTPERQHPSLKAVPPNKIKSSAPSAPKSPEMPAQESMPVPEKPGINWGRIFFLSVVLGGGFWLSQLEVPISVRGEGKLTPLQENIHPVYLEEPGRLVNFLVQHEDEVKAGDTLAEVQSQDLKEEILAEQIKLKEEKAKLTSARERIFILVAQQSEAEQRVRAIQRQVEDARQDVNRLSSSSPPPEIQSITHEIEAMDRQIGGLEKAIDHRDRRMERLQQQIDDARQAIEEKALSRNYQHDLEERIQMLQEESAMNDARIEELTTHQLSKRAEIAAIGQKLERSLERIEDDLRMEEERLSTVIQELQSAEQEKLAQSEIVEIRQETIATLQEQQSKNQIIEAEHEGTVFAENLSDNKGKWLERQDLIMEIVQMDRLEARIFVDQAEADLIQLILKEGSAQVILKPTQPGYEIETVDVSNMKKAAQPDSSQQTKQLVLTATVDNLDQQGLVNGEFYAEIPVGTMPLYERVRREVMKVLKLRQYF; translated from the coding sequence ATGACTAGCACCCCTGAACGCCAACACCCTTCCTTAAAAGCTGTTCCTCCCAATAAAATCAAATCCTCTGCCCCATCTGCACCGAAATCTCCAGAAATGCCTGCCCAAGAATCCATGCCTGTTCCCGAAAAACCTGGCATCAACTGGGGCAGAATTTTCTTTTTATCCGTCGTCTTAGGCGGTGGCTTTTGGCTCTCACAACTGGAAGTTCCGATCTCAGTGCGCGGAGAAGGGAAACTCACCCCTTTACAAGAGAATATCCACCCGGTTTATCTAGAAGAACCCGGAAGACTCGTTAATTTCCTGGTTCAACATGAAGATGAAGTCAAAGCTGGAGACACTTTGGCTGAAGTTCAAAGTCAAGATTTGAAAGAAGAGATTCTAGCCGAACAAATTAAACTAAAAGAAGAAAAAGCAAAGTTAACCTCTGCCCGTGAAAGGATTTTTATTTTAGTAGCTCAACAAAGCGAAGCAGAGCAGCGAGTGAGAGCGATACAGCGGCAAGTGGAAGACGCTCGGCAAGATGTGAATCGATTGTCAAGCAGTTCGCCGCCTCCAGAAATTCAAAGTATCACCCATGAAATTGAAGCGATGGATCGACAGATTGGAGGATTAGAGAAGGCAATCGATCATCGCGATCGGCGAATGGAACGTTTGCAACAACAAATTGATGATGCACGACAAGCTATTGAAGAAAAAGCACTTTCTAGAAATTATCAACACGATCTTGAAGAAAGAATCCAGATGCTGCAAGAAGAGTCAGCCATGAATGACGCTAGAATTGAAGAATTGACCACTCATCAGTTGTCTAAACGTGCAGAAATTGCCGCGATTGGTCAGAAGCTAGAGCGCTCCCTGGAGAGAATTGAAGATGATTTGAGAATGGAAGAAGAGCGTTTATCGACCGTAATTCAGGAATTGCAATCTGCCGAACAAGAAAAGTTAGCTCAATCAGAGATCGTCGAGATCCGTCAAGAAACCATCGCCACTTTACAAGAGCAACAGTCAAAAAACCAAATTATTGAAGCCGAGCATGAAGGAACTGTTTTTGCTGAAAACCTATCAGATAATAAGGGAAAATGGTTAGAACGCCAGGATCTAATTATGGAAATTGTGCAAATGGATCGACTAGAGGCGAGAATTTTTGTCGATCAAGCAGAAGCAGATTTAATTCAACTGATCCTGAAAGAAGGATCGGCGCAAGTGATATTAAAACCAACGCAACCGGGTTATGAGATTGAAACAGTAGATGTGAGCAATATGAAAAAAGCGGCGCAACCCGATTCTTCTCAACAAACGAAGCAATTGGTTTTAACAGCAACCGTGGATAATTTAGACCAGCAGGGATTGGTCAATGGTGAATTCTATGCCGAAATTCCCGTTGGCACGATGCCATTGTATGAACGAGTGCGCCGAGAGGTAATGAAGGTGTTGAAATTGCGCCAATATTTCTAG
- a CDS encoding DUF561 domain-containing protein produces MTILPQLQPALAQGRALKVISGLMNFDADRTAMVVKAADRGGATFVDIAADPNLVRLCRTLTDLPLCVSAVEPQKFVAAVDAGADLIEIGNFDAFYAQGRRFEADEVLVLTQEVRSLLPDIMLSVTVPHILPLDEQVQLAGALVTEGADVIQTEGGTSSQPTHSGTLGLIEKAAPTLAAAYEISRGVEVPVLCASGLSNVTAPMAIASGAQGIGVGSAINRLDNEVAMVAGVRSLVEALNSAIVVRS; encoded by the coding sequence ATGACGATTCTTCCTCAACTGCAACCTGCTTTAGCCCAAGGACGGGCGCTGAAAGTGATTAGTGGGTTAATGAATTTTGATGCCGATCGCACAGCTATGGTGGTTAAGGCTGCCGATCGCGGAGGGGCGACATTTGTGGATATTGCAGCCGATCCGAATTTGGTGCGTCTTTGCCGCACTTTAACTGACCTACCCCTGTGTGTTTCTGCCGTGGAGCCGCAGAAATTTGTGGCGGCAGTGGACGCGGGAGCGGATTTGATTGAGATTGGGAATTTTGATGCGTTCTATGCCCAAGGACGGCGATTTGAGGCGGATGAGGTGTTGGTACTGACTCAGGAAGTGCGATCGCTGCTTCCGGATATTATGCTCTCGGTGACAGTTCCCCATATTTTACCGTTGGATGAACAGGTACAGTTAGCTGGAGCGCTGGTTACTGAAGGGGCAGATGTGATTCAAACGGAAGGCGGAACCAGCAGTCAACCCACCCATTCCGGCACATTGGGATTAATTGAAAAAGCAGCTCCTACATTGGCGGCTGCTTATGAAATTTCCCGTGGGGTCGAGGTTCCGGTCTTATGTGCTTCTGGCTTATCTAATGTTACTGCACCAATGGCGATCGCCTCTGGCGCTCAAGGCATTGGGGTGGGTTCGGCAATCAACCGGTTAGATAATGAAGTAGCTATGGTTGCTGGGGTACGTTCTCTGGTAGAAGCATTGAATTCGGCGATCGTTGTGCGCTCCTAA
- the dcd gene encoding dCTP deaminase produces the protein MLKNDKWIAEQAQKGMIDPFEPSLIRAIEGDPGLVRKVLSYGASSYGYDIRLSPKEFLIFKHIPGTVVDPKNFNPDNLESVPLHQDEQGDFFIIPAHSYGLGVALERLEIPPNITVICLGKSTYARCSIILNATPAEACWRGHLTLELSNSSSADCRVYANEGIAQLLFFEGEPCNVTYEDRLGKYQDQTHQVVLPKV, from the coding sequence ATGCTCAAGAATGATAAGTGGATAGCAGAACAAGCCCAGAAGGGAATGATTGACCCGTTTGAGCCTTCATTAATTCGGGCCATTGAAGGCGATCCGGGATTGGTCAGAAAAGTATTAAGTTATGGCGCTTCTTCCTATGGGTATGATATCCGATTAAGTCCCAAAGAATTCCTCATCTTTAAGCACATTCCCGGTACAGTTGTCGATCCGAAAAATTTTAATCCCGACAACCTTGAATCGGTTCCCCTGCACCAGGATGAACAGGGCGACTTTTTCATTATTCCTGCCCATAGCTATGGCTTAGGTGTTGCCCTAGAGCGTCTAGAGATTCCACCCAATATCACGGTTATTTGTTTGGGTAAATCAACGTATGCTAGATGCTCTATTATTCTTAATGCGACTCCCGCAGAAGCCTGTTGGCGAGGTCATCTGACCTTAGAATTGTCCAATTCTTCCAGTGCCGACTGTCGGGTTTATGCCAATGAAGGGATTGCCCAATTGTTGTTTTTTGAAGGAGAACCCTGTAACGTCACTTATGAAGACCGATTGGGTAAGTATCAAGATCAAACCCATCAAGTGGTTTTACCGAAAGTGTAA
- the plsX gene encoding phosphate acyltransferase PlsX → MGSTPARIAIDAMGGDYAPDEIVTGALRAKEELDVHILLVGDPDRIEESIGKHTQSHQLEIVPSEGVISMNEEPLVALRRKKNASISVAMNLVKENRADAVVSAGHSGAAMAAALLRLGRLPGIDRPAIGAMFPTLMADKSVLILDVGANVDCRPQFLEQFALMGTVYSQYVLGIDQPKVGLLNIGEESCKGNDLAIRTHQLLDENPLIPFIGNAEGRDVLSGQYDVIVCDGFAGNVLLKFAEAVGSVMLQIVREELPQGLHGQIGTAILKPNLRRIKQRLDHAEHGGALLLGVAGVCIISHGSAQAPTIFNAVRLGKEAVDNRVLDRLRGQYQKTVANLGTVSANQESEG, encoded by the coding sequence ATGGGATCAACTCCGGCAAGAATCGCAATAGACGCAATGGGTGGGGATTACGCCCCCGATGAAATTGTCACAGGAGCGCTAAGGGCAAAAGAGGAACTCGATGTCCATATCCTGTTGGTGGGCGATCCCGATCGGATTGAAGAATCAATCGGCAAGCACACCCAATCACACCAACTGGAAATTGTCCCTTCCGAAGGCGTGATTTCCATGAATGAGGAACCTCTGGTTGCTCTCAGACGCAAGAAAAATGCCTCCATCAGTGTGGCGATGAATTTAGTAAAAGAAAATAGAGCGGATGCAGTGGTATCGGCCGGTCATTCTGGGGCAGCCATGGCAGCAGCCCTGCTGCGGTTAGGTCGCTTACCAGGGATTGACCGTCCGGCGATCGGGGCAATGTTTCCCACCCTGATGGCTGATAAATCCGTTCTGATTTTAGATGTTGGGGCGAATGTCGATTGTCGCCCCCAATTTTTAGAACAATTTGCCCTCATGGGTACAGTTTATAGTCAGTACGTTTTGGGAATCGACCAGCCCAAAGTGGGACTATTAAACATTGGAGAAGAATCCTGCAAAGGAAATGACTTAGCCATTCGTACTCACCAGTTATTAGATGAAAATCCTCTGATTCCGTTCATTGGCAATGCAGAAGGTCGCGATGTCCTATCGGGTCAGTATGATGTGATTGTTTGTGATGGCTTTGCTGGTAATGTGTTGCTCAAATTTGCGGAAGCAGTCGGGAGCGTCATGTTACAGATTGTGCGAGAAGAGTTGCCCCAAGGTCTTCACGGCCAAATCGGTACAGCGATCCTCAAACCCAATCTCAGACGGATCAAGCAACGCTTAGATCATGCTGAACATGGAGGAGCATTACTGTTGGGAGTCGCAGGAGTTTGTATCATTAGCCATGGCTCTGCCCAAGCCCCAACCATTTTTAATGCAGTGCGTTTAGGTAAAGAAGCGGTGGATAATCGCGTCTTAGACCGACTCCGAGGACAATACCAAAAAACGGTAGCCAACTTAGGCACAGTTTCAGCAAACCAGGAGAGTGAGGGATAA
- a CDS encoding acetamidase/formamidase family protein, protein MKEHFLKATCETVHLGGFSDKIPPVLTVEGGDRIHIETYTGFYLSKERDRAPQAFFPPELLNICHHLPPERKIGPGPHLLTGPIYIQNAQPGNILEIRLERITPSLPVGFNAIRAGWGALPQQFPDPALRFIPLDLDQQTAHFPGHPDLKIPLQPFFGILAVAPPSEPHSSIPPGTFGGNIDNRELQAGARLFLPVQVPGALLSVGDGHAAQGDGEVNVTAIETSMNGTLQVILHQNFPLPVPLAQTPTDLITMGFASTLDEALEQALEQMIQVLVYCTGLTPEEAYVLCSLAASFRITQVVNRPQKGVHGLFPLKMLPQGFPV, encoded by the coding sequence ATGAAAGAACATTTCTTAAAAGCGACTTGCGAGACAGTACATTTGGGGGGATTTTCGGATAAAATTCCGCCAGTGCTTACGGTGGAGGGGGGCGATCGCATTCACATCGAGACCTATACTGGATTTTATCTGAGTAAGGAACGAGATCGCGCTCCCCAAGCCTTCTTCCCTCCAGAACTGCTCAACATCTGTCACCATCTCCCTCCTGAGCGCAAAATTGGCCCCGGCCCCCACCTGCTTACCGGCCCCATCTACATCCAAAACGCTCAACCTGGCAACATCCTAGAAATCCGTCTAGAACGCATTACCCCCAGTCTACCCGTCGGTTTTAATGCCATTCGTGCCGGTTGGGGTGCCTTACCCCAACAGTTCCCCGATCCAGCGCTGCGCTTTATTCCCCTAGACCTCGACCAACAAACCGCCCACTTTCCCGGTCATCCAGACCTGAAAATTCCTCTTCAGCCCTTTTTTGGTATTTTAGCCGTTGCTCCCCCCTCAGAACCCCATTCTTCCATTCCTCCAGGCACATTTGGTGGTAATATAGACAATCGAGAATTGCAAGCTGGAGCGAGGCTATTTCTGCCCGTCCAAGTCCCTGGGGCCTTACTCTCGGTTGGCGATGGTCACGCAGCTCAAGGGGATGGCGAAGTTAACGTCACCGCCATTGAAACCTCCATGAATGGAACCCTTCAAGTGATTCTCCATCAAAACTTTCCCCTTCCCGTCCCCCTTGCGCAAACCCCAACTGACCTGATTACCATGGGATTTGCCTCTACCCTAGACGAAGCCTTAGAACAGGCCTTGGAACAGATGATTCAGGTGCTGGTATACTGCACAGGTCTCACCCCAGAAGAAGCCTATGTTCTCTGTAGTTTAGCCGCTTCTTTTCGGATTACCCAAGTCGTGAACCGACCACAAAAAGGGGTTCATGGCCTATTTCCCCTGAAGATGCTTCCTCAAGGTTTTCCAGTATGA
- a CDS encoding pre-toxin TG domain-containing protein — MIKKICFLVVACCFLLYVQPGYADNCSGLQDCYQQSKSAALVAALIALGLSLMLDFSPIGYAKGLLEAVVGRDILTGEKLAWWQRALNTVPGGKGVGTAAKAAKAIDKASDIAKATDKASDIAKTVDKGTDIAKRVDNPFKSGTTPKASEIARWAQDRGWKKTQTPNGPVKYIDDNGVERVTIKRGSSRTPGSENPHVALRDSTGQRIDASGNPVTRKSPGNHTPIDYDL, encoded by the coding sequence ATGATAAAGAAAATATGTTTTCTGGTTGTAGCTTGCTGTTTCCTGTTGTATGTACAACCAGGATATGCGGATAACTGTAGCGGACTTCAAGATTGTTATCAGCAATCTAAATCTGCTGCTTTAGTTGCCGCCCTGATTGCTTTAGGGTTGAGCTTAATGCTTGATTTTTCACCTATTGGCTATGCAAAAGGCTTGCTAGAAGCAGTGGTAGGTAGAGATATACTAACAGGTGAGAAGTTAGCATGGTGGCAGAGAGCATTGAATACTGTTCCAGGAGGTAAAGGAGTCGGAACAGCAGCTAAAGCAGCTAAAGCAATTGATAAAGCTAGTGATATTGCTAAGGCTACAGATAAAGCTAGTGATATTGCTAAAACTGTTGATAAAGGTACAGATATCGCAAAGCGTGTTGATAATCCATTTAAGTCTGGTACTACGCCCAAGGCAAGTGAAATTGCTCGTTGGGCACAAGATCGAGGCTGGAAAAAAACACAAACACCCAACGGACCAGTTAAATACATAGATGATAATGGAGTTGAACGAGTTACTATTAAAAGAGGTAGTTCGCGCACTCCTGGCAGTGAAAATCCTCATGTAGCTTTAAGAGATTCAACTGGACAAAGAATAGATGCATCTGGAAACCCTGTAACTCGAAAATCACCGGGTAATCACACACCCATTGACTACGACCTATAA
- a CDS encoding beta-ketoacyl-ACP synthase III has translation MKPMGIAITGSGSATPGAKLTNQGLSQRVETSDEWITTRTGIKNRRVAGEGESLTAIATQAGLQALEQAGLSPADLDLIILATSTPDDLFGNASQIQAALGAHQAVAFDLTAACSGFLFALVTAGQYIRTGAYQKVLVIGADLLSRWVNWSDRTTCVLFGDGAGAVVMEANPEDRLLGFELKSDGSQNNCLQLAYQPKYEEILPNLTVGQGTYQFISMNGKEVYRFAVQRVPEVIEKALFHAQIGSDEVDWLILHQANQRILDAVAKRLNIPDRKVLSNLANYGNTSAASIPLVLDEAVRAGQIKPGDLIAASGFGAGLTWGSAIFRWGH, from the coding sequence ATGAAACCTATGGGCATTGCAATAACCGGTAGTGGTTCAGCTACCCCTGGAGCGAAACTGACGAATCAGGGCCTATCCCAGAGAGTCGAAACTTCAGATGAGTGGATTACTACTCGGACGGGAATTAAAAATCGTCGTGTGGCTGGAGAGGGGGAGTCGTTAACGGCGATCGCCACCCAAGCAGGACTTCAAGCCTTAGAGCAAGCAGGACTTTCCCCTGCCGATCTCGATTTGATTATCCTGGCTACTTCAACCCCCGATGATTTATTTGGCAATGCCAGTCAAATCCAAGCCGCATTAGGGGCCCATCAAGCAGTCGCTTTTGACTTAACCGCTGCTTGCTCTGGGTTCCTCTTTGCATTGGTGACGGCGGGGCAATATATCCGGACGGGAGCTTACCAGAAAGTGTTGGTCATTGGGGCAGATCTGCTCTCTCGATGGGTCAATTGGAGCGATCGCACCACTTGCGTTTTATTTGGTGATGGTGCAGGAGCTGTTGTCATGGAAGCCAATCCAGAAGATCGGCTTCTCGGATTTGAACTCAAAAGTGATGGCAGCCAAAATAACTGTCTGCAACTAGCCTACCAACCCAAATATGAGGAAATCCTTCCTAATCTCACCGTCGGTCAAGGAACCTATCAATTTATCAGCATGAATGGCAAAGAAGTCTATCGCTTTGCTGTACAACGAGTTCCTGAAGTCATTGAAAAAGCCCTCTTTCATGCCCAAATCGGCAGCGATGAAGTTGATTGGCTGATCCTCCATCAAGCCAATCAACGCATTCTTGATGCTGTGGCTAAACGGCTCAATATTCCCGATCGCAAAGTCCTGAGTAATTTAGCTAACTACGGCAATACCTCCGCTGCCTCCATTCCCCTGGTACTTGATGAAGCCGTTCGCGCTGGGCAAATTAAACCTGGCGATTTGATTGCCGCTTCTGGATTTGGTGCAGGACTAACCTGGGGATCGGCAATCTTTCGCTGGGGACATTAA
- a CDS encoding DUF6789 family protein, giving the protein MASGAALVISIVTNASLPIILICLGIFAGFLSISKWSRSSHQERKIIQAKAITGVVAGAIATIAYDVSRELIVRLFNIPLDPFKALPVFGELIVGSNAPETTIIISGILYHVLNGVLFGVAYCFFFGNRNWKWGIVWAMALEIAMFTIYPTWLNLDAVMREFTLISMSGHIVYGAVLGLLCNRWLNINNR; this is encoded by the coding sequence ATGGCAAGTGGTGCAGCATTAGTCATCTCGATCGTCACTAATGCATCCTTGCCAATAATACTTATTTGTCTGGGAATATTTGCTGGATTTCTCAGCATCTCAAAATGGTCTCGTTCCTCCCATCAAGAGCGTAAGATCATCCAAGCAAAAGCTATAACAGGTGTAGTGGCAGGAGCTATTGCTACAATAGCTTATGATGTTTCCAGGGAATTGATAGTCAGGTTATTCAATATTCCATTAGATCCATTTAAGGCATTACCTGTATTTGGCGAACTGATTGTCGGTTCTAATGCTCCTGAAACGACAATCATTATTTCTGGCATCCTCTATCACGTTCTGAATGGAGTCTTATTTGGAGTTGCTTACTGTTTCTTTTTTGGTAATCGAAACTGGAAATGGGGAATTGTTTGGGCTATGGCGTTAGAGATTGCCATGTTTACTATTTATCCCACATGGCTTAATTTAGATGCAGTAATGAGAGAATTTACATTAATTTCAATGTCAGGGCATATTGTTTATGGGGCTGTTTTAGGACTCCTATGCAATCGCTGGTTAAACATTAACAATAGGTGA
- the rpaB gene encoding response regulator transcription factor RpaB — MDKEKILVVDDEASIRRILETRLSMIGYDVVTAGDGEEALETFRHILPDLVVLDVMMPKLDGYGVCQELRKESDVPIIMLTALGDVADRITGLELGADDYVVKPFSPKELEARIRSVLRRVDKTSTSGIPSSGVIQVSNIRIDTNKRQVYKGDERIRLTGMEFSLLELLVSRSGEPFSRSEILQEVWGYTPERHVDTRVVDVHISRLRAKLEEDPSNPELILTARGTGYLFQRILEAGAEE; from the coding sequence TTGGACAAAGAAAAAATTCTGGTTGTTGATGACGAAGCCAGTATCCGACGCATCTTAGAAACCCGATTATCAATGATCGGGTACGATGTCGTCACGGCTGGTGATGGGGAAGAAGCCCTAGAAACCTTTCGCCATATCCTGCCGGATTTGGTGGTTTTAGATGTGATGATGCCCAAGCTCGATGGTTATGGAGTCTGCCAAGAACTCCGTAAAGAATCAGATGTGCCGATCATCATGTTAACCGCCCTCGGAGATGTGGCCGATCGCATTACGGGGCTAGAATTGGGAGCCGATGATTATGTGGTTAAACCCTTTTCTCCCAAAGAACTTGAAGCTCGCATTCGTTCAGTTCTCCGCCGGGTCGATAAAACCAGCACCTCTGGCATTCCTAGCTCCGGCGTGATCCAGGTGAGCAATATCCGCATCGATACCAATAAACGACAAGTTTATAAAGGAGACGAACGCATTCGCCTCACTGGGATGGAATTTAGCCTTCTAGAACTCTTGGTGAGTCGTTCAGGAGAACCCTTCTCCCGCTCCGAGATTCTACAGGAAGTATGGGGATATACCCCAGAACGCCATGTGGACACTCGCGTAGTCGATGTTCATATTTCGCGACTGCGAGCCAAGTTAGAAGAAGACCCCAGTAACCCCGAATTAATCCTCACGGCTAGGGGAACAGGGTATTTATTCCAACGTATTCTGGAGGCAGGAGCAGAGGAATAG
- a CDS encoding Gfo/Idh/MocA family protein yields the protein METDLKVGLIGTGFAARLRAETLHADSRSRLMAVVGYNPQKTAEFAQKYGARMLESWQELVDLDELDLVIISTINRDHGAIAKAALTAQKHVVVEYPLALNFEEAQSLWILSKTQHKLLHIEHIEILGGLHQAFKQTLPQLGEISYLRYSKIAPKHPAPQRWNYQKEGFGFPLVASLSCIHRFTDALGTVETVYAQNRYWPEHSDYYHGCFCTAQLHFTCGTIADIIYGKGDVFWHPERKLEAHGHQGTLIFEGDRGALIQLDKTTEIPVGTRRGLFAQDTRQVLDYLTEGTELYVNPQSSLYALKVACAAERSAATGQKVTVNVS from the coding sequence TTGGAAACTGATCTCAAGGTTGGTCTAATTGGTACGGGGTTTGCGGCTCGTCTGAGGGCAGAAACCTTACACGCTGACTCCCGTAGTCGCCTGATGGCGGTCGTGGGGTATAATCCCCAGAAAACGGCTGAGTTTGCCCAAAAATATGGCGCAAGGATGCTAGAGTCTTGGCAAGAATTAGTCGATCTTGATGAATTGGATCTAGTCATTATTAGTACAATTAATCGAGACCATGGGGCGATCGCCAAAGCCGCCTTAACCGCTCAAAAGCACGTCGTCGTTGAATATCCCCTAGCGCTTAACTTTGAGGAAGCCCAAAGCCTCTGGATACTCTCGAAAACCCAACACAAACTTCTGCATATTGAGCATATCGAAATTTTAGGTGGACTCCATCAAGCCTTTAAACAAACCCTACCCCAACTCGGAGAAATTAGTTATCTGCGCTATAGCAAAATCGCCCCTAAACATCCTGCACCCCAGCGCTGGAATTATCAAAAAGAGGGCTTTGGATTTCCTTTAGTCGCATCTCTTTCTTGTATCCACCGTTTCACCGATGCATTAGGAACAGTGGAAACAGTTTACGCCCAAAACCGCTATTGGCCGGAACATTCAGACTATTACCACGGCTGTTTTTGTACGGCTCAACTCCACTTTACCTGTGGTACAATTGCCGATATTATTTATGGTAAAGGGGATGTCTTTTGGCATCCCGAACGGAAACTTGAAGCCCATGGGCACCAAGGCACTCTGATATTTGAAGGCGATCGAGGTGCCTTAATTCAACTCGATAAAACGACAGAAATTCCCGTAGGCACTCGCAGAGGACTCTTTGCTCAAGATACTCGCCAAGTCTTAGATTATTTAACGGAAGGGACAGAACTCTATGTCAATCCCCAGTCTAGTTTATACGCACTAAAAGTGGCTTGCGCTGCCGAGAGATCTGCCGCAACTGGACAAAAAGTTACGGTAAATGTCTCATAA
- a CDS encoding phosphate ABC transporter substrate-binding protein, with translation MAQNRDPSPFLFIILFVILGTGGGYWFFLRQPPSSPGENLEIEDRVSTPAQPTVDNSQAPQFVKPISVPGGTVIRIDGSTSMVTLNQTLKKGFEGQFSNTTVVTQANGSDKGIQGVLMEQLDVAAVSRPVSSQEMEEGLMAFPVARDQIAIAVSNSNPFSAGLTAQQVKDIFQGKITNWSEVGGANRQIRVINRPTISGTRQTFQLLALQGENFGTTPNITTLDRDATTPMLRALAEDGIGYATADQIVSQSTVRALAIDGVLPGFSSYPYTRDLFYVYKSPPNEAVKAFLGYVESMN, from the coding sequence ATGGCTCAAAATCGCGACCCATCTCCATTTTTGTTCATTATCCTGTTTGTGATCTTGGGAACTGGAGGAGGCTATTGGTTTTTCTTGCGCCAACCCCCTTCATCTCCTGGGGAAAATTTGGAAATAGAGGATCGAGTATCAACTCCTGCTCAACCCACTGTCGATAATAGCCAAGCCCCTCAGTTTGTCAAACCGATATCTGTTCCAGGAGGTACGGTGATTCGTATTGATGGGAGTACCAGTATGGTGACGCTGAATCAAACCCTGAAAAAGGGCTTTGAAGGGCAATTTTCCAATACCACGGTCGTCACTCAGGCGAATGGTTCAGATAAGGGGATTCAAGGGGTATTGATGGAACAGTTGGATGTGGCGGCGGTGTCTCGTCCTGTGTCGTCCCAAGAGATGGAGGAGGGGTTAATGGCGTTTCCAGTGGCGAGGGATCAAATTGCGATCGCCGTTAGCAATAGTAATCCTTTCTCTGCTGGCTTGACGGCTCAACAGGTGAAGGACATCTTCCAAGGAAAAATTACCAATTGGTCAGAAGTTGGGGGGGCAAATCGCCAAATTCGAGTGATTAACCGACCTACAATCAGTGGAACCCGTCAGACGTTTCAATTGTTAGCACTACAAGGGGAGAATTTCGGTACAACCCCGAATATTACGACTTTAGACCGAGATGCTACCACTCCCATGCTACGGGCATTAGCTGAAGATGGCATTGGTTACGCTACAGCCGATCAAATTGTTAGTCAGAGTACGGTGAGAGCGTTGGCTATTGATGGGGTGTTACCTGGATTTTCCAGTTATCCCTATACGCGCGACTTATTCTATGTCTATAAAAGTCCACCGAATGAGGCGGTGAAGGCATTTTTGGGCTATGTGGAAAGTATGAATTGA
- the fabD gene encoding ACP S-malonyltransferase, which produces MTKTAWLFPGQGSQKTGMGIDLKDTKIAQDRFVQAEQILGWSVLDLCQSQAETLSRTLYTQPCLYVIETILIDLLQEKGHSPHLVAGHSLGEYVALYAAGVFDFVTGLQLVKHRAELMENASGGKMAALIGFDFNQLQEVLEKTPDVVLANDNSAKQVVISGKPEAVDRVIAQIKLRKAIPLPVSGAFHSPFMDAAAPKFRAFLETISFATAKVPVLSNVDPSPTTDANTLKTRLLEQMTGSVRWRETCLKLVEEGIEKVIELGPGNVLTGLVKRTCPGLALENIGTLAQVPG; this is translated from the coding sequence ATGACAAAAACAGCTTGGTTATTTCCCGGACAAGGATCGCAAAAAACAGGTATGGGTATCGACCTTAAAGATACCAAAATTGCACAAGATCGTTTTGTTCAAGCCGAACAAATTTTAGGATGGTCAGTTTTAGACCTCTGTCAAAGTCAAGCAGAAACCTTATCTCGCACTCTTTATACTCAACCTTGTCTGTATGTCATTGAGACTATTCTGATTGACCTGCTACAAGAAAAAGGACACTCCCCCCATCTGGTCGCTGGCCATAGTTTGGGTGAATATGTTGCCCTGTATGCGGCTGGAGTCTTTGATTTCGTTACAGGACTGCAATTGGTTAAGCACCGGGCGGAACTGATGGAGAATGCTTCAGGGGGTAAAATGGCTGCCTTGATTGGATTCGACTTCAATCAACTCCAGGAGGTGCTAGAAAAAACGCCAGATGTGGTCTTAGCCAATGACAATAGTGCTAAACAAGTGGTGATTTCTGGGAAACCGGAAGCCGTCGATCGGGTTATTGCTCAAATTAAGCTCAGAAAAGCCATTCCCTTACCCGTTTCTGGTGCATTCCATTCCCCCTTTATGGATGCGGCTGCGCCAAAATTTAGAGCATTTCTGGAAACCATATCCTTTGCGACAGCGAAAGTTCCCGTTCTGTCCAATGTCGATCCTTCCCCCACTACTGATGCCAATACTCTCAAAACTCGTTTACTTGAGCAAATGACCGGTTCAGTGCGGTGGCGAGAAACTTGCTTAAAGCTCGTGGAAGAAGGGATTGAAAAAGTGATTGAGCTTGGCCCGGGTAATGTGTTGACCGGCCTAGTCAAACGGACGTGTCCGGGGTTAGCGTTAGAGAATATTGGCACATTAGCTCAAGTTCCTGGCTAA